A single window of Chloracidobacterium sp. DNA harbors:
- a CDS encoding sodium:solute symporter — MRFLDWAIVVAYLAYVIWDGIRMTKHSGDIEGYFLANRSLPWWAVGLSVMATQLSAITLVGTTGQAYTDGMRFIQFYYGLPLAMVILCITVVPFFYRAKVYTAYEYLERRFDAKTRSLTSFLFLISRGLGVGVVIAAPSVILSIVLGWSEIATIFLIGMSTTFYTMVGGVQAVTWTDVKQMVVIFFGLFVVLFVVVSQFPAQVSLTDGLFLAGTLGKLQTIDTSFDLTQKYTIWSGMIAALFLFLSYFGCDQSQVQRFLTAKSVSESRTSLLMSAFLKIPMQFLILLVGVLVFVFYQFAMPPMVFNAVEANKISQTTEYSALQSDFQHAHDTRKDAALAFVADRNDSTRQAYVAADKGFNDARKNAIDFVKTSTGNSSFNDVNYVFPAFVVANMPMGVVGLIIAAIFAAAMSSISAELNALATASTIDFYRRHFRKEATDKHYVAFGRLATFVWGLFACVVAIYATNLGSLIEVVNKFGSFFYGSLLGVFVLAIGVKRARSRGAFFGLLFGISSVWVASHYTNIEFLWFNVVGCLVTVIAGYLISLTVRNEEKVVANEN; from the coding sequence ATGAGATTTCTAGACTGGGCAATTGTTGTCGCCTATCTTGCATACGTTATCTGGGACGGGATACGTATGACCAAGCATAGCGGAGACATTGAGGGCTATTTCCTCGCAAATCGAAGCCTTCCTTGGTGGGCGGTCGGTTTGTCGGTAATGGCGACCCAGCTCTCTGCCATCACACTGGTCGGTACTACGGGCCAGGCGTACACCGACGGTATGAGGTTTATCCAGTTCTACTATGGATTGCCTCTCGCGATGGTGATACTTTGCATCACGGTCGTGCCGTTCTTTTACAGGGCAAAGGTCTACACAGCATACGAATATCTCGAACGGCGATTTGACGCGAAAACCCGCAGTTTAACGAGCTTTCTTTTCCTTATCTCACGTGGCCTCGGTGTCGGCGTGGTGATTGCTGCACCGTCAGTAATTCTGTCGATCGTGCTTGGTTGGAGTGAGATAGCCACGATCTTCTTGATCGGTATGTCTACCACGTTTTACACGATGGTCGGCGGCGTGCAGGCGGTCACTTGGACAGATGTCAAGCAGATGGTCGTGATCTTCTTCGGACTGTTTGTTGTCTTATTTGTCGTGGTATCACAGTTTCCGGCTCAAGTATCGTTAACCGACGGTCTATTTTTGGCAGGAACGCTGGGTAAACTCCAAACTATCGACACTAGCTTTGACCTAACCCAAAAGTACACGATCTGGTCCGGTATGATCGCGGCACTATTTCTGTTTCTGTCATATTTCGGGTGTGACCAGAGTCAGGTTCAGCGATTTTTGACCGCAAAATCGGTTAGCGAGAGCCGTACATCATTATTGATGAGTGCGTTCCTCAAGATTCCGATGCAGTTTCTGATACTGCTTGTGGGCGTACTCGTATTTGTCTTTTACCAGTTTGCAATGCCGCCGATGGTGTTTAATGCTGTCGAGGCAAACAAGATATCGCAGACGACGGAATATTCGGCTCTGCAGAGCGACTTTCAGCACGCTCACGACACGCGAAAGGATGCCGCCCTCGCATTCGTGGCGGATCGCAACGACTCAACTCGGCAGGCGTACGTCGCCGCCGACAAGGGCTTCAACGACGCACGGAAAAACGCAATTGACTTTGTAAAGACTTCGACCGGCAACTCGAGTTTTAATGACGTCAATTACGTTTTTCCGGCGTTCGTTGTCGCAAATATGCCAATGGGTGTGGTCGGCCTGATCATCGCAGCGATCTTTGCGGCAGCAATGTCCTCGATCTCGGCCGAACTCAATGCACTCGCGACTGCCTCGACGATCGATTTTTATCGGAGGCATTTTCGCAAAGAAGCTACAGATAAGCATTATGTGGCATTTGGCCGCCTGGCCACATTTGTTTGGGGATTGTTTGCGTGTGTCGTCGCAATATACGCAACCAATCTCGGTTCATTGATCGAGGTGGTCAATAAGTTCGGCTCGTTCTTCTACGGCTCATTGTTGGGCGTATTTGTTCTCGCGATCGGCGTAAAGCGCGCACGCTCTCGCGGTGCGTTCTTTGGGTTGCTGTTCGGCATATCGTCGGTTTGGGTTGCCAGTCATTATACAAATATCGAGTTTTTGTGGTTTAACGTGGTCGGCTGTCTCGTTACGGTCATCGCCGGCTATTTAATAAGTCTTACCGTTAGAAACGAGGAGAAAGTGGTCGCAAATGAAAACTAG
- a CDS encoding TonB-dependent receptor, producing the protein MGKSLALTKRIVSFFMLTAVVAVGIISVRAQSQAINGQIEGIVSDSAGASVAGATVTVRNIESGSERTMSTDSSGLFRFPLLPLGSYRVSVEAATFKRLVREGVTLTTGQIATINVTMETGGVSETVTVNLDSPIADAGKIDLGRVMNTRETQSLPLVSRNPYNYALLQANVTGRPNIEFGVPRINANGYTRRTNYQLDGNNNTQADRGGIRLMPISDTFISEVQLVTNGFAAEFGGTPGLIMNAVTPSGTNGLHGSGSYRFRRTPMSSKPFNLAPSAIKPETKVDNITGAIGGPIIKDRWHFYAGYEWVQRDLGGEPQRTITISDANKAALIAAGVPAGAFPTAIPTAQKVNFFIIRSDAQINDANRLSTRFNYFKNLSPDNIGGGVNTLQRSIDFDDKSYSLGIQLASIIRPTILNEFRFQYAKRNSQNLANANSGTGPSIVITGIANFGAPENDDTISPLETMTQFQDNLSWQVGDHGIKFGGGVNRIDDTRRSNVFARFTFPSIQAYLDAKNGVNVRSYTNYVEAFGNPDIQYKSTFYNFFAQDDWKVTRRLKFNYGVRYDLYNIPTADATSPFAASRKFKVDKNNFAPRLGIVYGLREGNRPTVVRASVGMYYDTVYLDFYLRALQNNGNPTYFNFTFAPATVGSPAFPTTLGSLPPGTVLPVQSIETIAPDFQNMYATHANVQIEQALTNDLSVTAGFIHSSGRHLPLYRNINRINPTGALADGRPVYSNTVSAATRMDPRFNNILYAESVGNSKYDALTLQLNKRFSKGYQFSMNYTLSKAEDNSPEQNLVATQVGNLVTQDPTNRNRDIGPSLADQRHTFVMTFVGRPQFNFENKTLKYLVNNNQFGIITTANSGERFNVIAATDINLDGYTGSDNPVGISRNSGVTPKQFNIDFRYSRFFNFTERYKLEAFGEFLNLFNINSIYQLNSLTVTTDAAGNPTGPIPTPALRKASNQITSLDSRQFQIGFKFIF; encoded by the coding sequence ATGGGTAAATCGTTGGCGTTAACGAAACGTATAGTTTCGTTTTTTATGTTGACGGCCGTTGTTGCCGTCGGAATCATTTCAGTTAGAGCACAGTCCCAGGCCATCAACGGACAGATCGAAGGTATCGTTTCTGACAGTGCCGGAGCGTCGGTTGCGGGTGCAACTGTTACGGTTCGCAATATCGAGTCAGGATCCGAACGCACGATGTCGACGGACTCGAGTGGCCTTTTCAGGTTTCCGCTGCTTCCGCTTGGCTCATACCGAGTCAGCGTCGAAGCTGCTACCTTTAAGCGCCTGGTTCGTGAGGGAGTTACGCTAACGACCGGTCAGATCGCCACGATCAACGTGACGATGGAAACTGGTGGAGTATCCGAAACGGTTACCGTTAACCTCGATTCGCCGATCGCAGATGCCGGTAAGATCGATCTGGGACGAGTAATGAATACTCGCGAGACCCAGAGCCTGCCGCTTGTTTCGCGAAACCCTTATAACTATGCTCTGCTTCAGGCAAACGTGACGGGCCGTCCGAATATTGAATTTGGCGTGCCCAGGATCAATGCCAACGGATATACTCGTCGAACGAATTATCAGCTTGACGGTAACAACAATACGCAGGCCGATCGAGGCGGAATTCGCCTGATGCCTATTTCTGATACGTTTATTAGTGAGGTTCAACTTGTCACAAATGGTTTTGCGGCAGAATTCGGCGGAACGCCGGGTCTCATTATGAACGCAGTGACCCCGTCCGGTACGAATGGCCTGCACGGATCGGGAAGCTATCGTTTTAGACGGACACCGATGTCGTCGAAGCCGTTTAACCTTGCTCCGAGTGCGATCAAGCCTGAAACAAAGGTGGATAACATTACCGGCGCGATCGGAGGCCCGATCATCAAGGATCGCTGGCACTTCTACGCCGGATACGAGTGGGTGCAGCGTGACCTCGGCGGCGAACCGCAACGTACGATCACGATCTCGGACGCCAATAAGGCAGCTCTGATCGCGGCAGGTGTCCCCGCCGGGGCTTTCCCGACGGCGATCCCGACTGCTCAGAAGGTGAATTTTTTCATCATTCGCTCTGACGCTCAGATCAATGATGCAAATCGATTGAGCACTCGCTTCAATTATTTCAAAAACCTCTCGCCGGACAATATCGGTGGTGGCGTCAACACACTTCAGAGAAGTATTGACTTTGACGATAAATCTTATTCATTGGGCATTCAGCTTGCGTCGATCATTCGCCCGACGATCCTGAACGAATTTCGTTTCCAGTACGCCAAGCGCAATTCACAAAACCTTGCTAACGCCAACTCGGGCACCGGACCCAGCATCGTTATCACAGGCATTGCCAATTTTGGTGCACCGGAGAATGACGACACGATCTCACCGCTTGAGACGATGACTCAGTTTCAGGATAACCTTTCGTGGCAGGTGGGCGACCACGGGATCAAGTTTGGCGGCGGCGTCAACAGGATCGATGATACGCGTCGTTCAAACGTCTTTGCTAGGTTTACATTCCCGTCGATCCAAGCTTATCTCGACGCTAAAAATGGCGTAAACGTCCGAAGCTACACGAATTACGTTGAGGCTTTCGGTAATCCGGATATCCAGTACAAATCGACGTTCTACAATTTCTTTGCACAGGACGATTGGAAAGTTACTCGTAGATTGAAGTTTAACTACGGCGTTCGCTACGATTTGTATAATATTCCGACTGCAGACGCAACATCACCGTTTGCTGCTTCGCGAAAATTTAAGGTCGACAAGAACAACTTTGCACCGCGTCTGGGAATCGTTTACGGATTACGCGAAGGTAATCGCCCGACTGTGGTCCGAGCCAGTGTCGGTATGTATTACGACACGGTATATCTCGATTTCTATCTGCGTGCATTACAGAATAACGGCAATCCGACTTATTTTAACTTTACCTTCGCTCCGGCGACTGTAGGTTCACCGGCGTTTCCGACAACACTCGGAAGTCTGCCTCCCGGAACCGTTCTTCCGGTCCAGAGTATAGAGACGATCGCTCCGGACTTTCAGAATATGTATGCCACGCATGCAAATGTCCAGATCGAACAGGCTCTGACGAACGATCTGTCTGTGACCGCCGGGTTTATTCACTCGAGTGGCCGCCATTTGCCGCTTTACAGAAACATCAATCGCATCAATCCGACGGGAGCGTTAGCTGACGGTCGTCCTGTCTATAGCAATACGGTCAGTGCTGCTACCCGTATGGATCCGCGATTCAACAACATTCTGTATGCTGAGTCGGTCGGTAATTCGAAGTACGATGCGCTTACACTGCAGCTTAACAAGAGATTCTCGAAGGGCTATCAGTTCAGTATGAATTACACGCTGTCTAAGGCAGAGGATAATTCACCCGAGCAGAATCTAGTTGCAACGCAGGTCGGCAATTTGGTCACGCAGGACCCGACCAATCGCAACCGCGATATCGGTCCTTCGCTTGCTGATCAGCGTCACACGTTTGTGATGACCTTTGTTGGACGCCCTCAATTTAATTTTGAGAACAAGACCCTCAAGTATCTCGTCAACAACAATCAGTTCGGAATCATCACGACTGCCAATAGCGGAGAGCGATTTAATGTGATCGCCGCGACCGATATCAACCTTGATGGCTATACCGGTTCGGATAACCCGGTCGGGATCAGCCGTAACTCGGGTGTAACGCCAAAGCAGTTCAATATCGATTTTCGCTATTCGCGATTCTTTAACTTTACCGAACGCTACAAACTCGAAGCTTTCGGTGAATTCCTGAATCTCTTTAACATCAACAGTATCTACCAGTTGAATTCCTTGACCGTGACGACCGATGCGGCAGGAAATCCGACCGGTCCGATACCGACACCGGCACTGAGAAAGGCGAGCAATCAGATCACCTCTCTCGACAGCCGACAGTTCCAGATCGGATTCAAATTCATATTTTAA
- a CDS encoding ROK family transcriptional regulator, with amino-acid sequence MKRINLQKAKSQIARPNTIRDINRQIVLNYVRDRSPISRAEIARQTALHRSTVSVIVDDLVSAELIMEIGEGTSSGGRKPTMFKLKTDVPVAIGIDVTPRTTTIAVADLAGNIIESETMPTSADVEFISGQIVERLRRLTLRYASFTLDVGMSVPGLVDQKLGKVFHVPYFDWRDWDICQRIEKELGLRVTIENDANATALAELWFGHEKIRKIDTFVMVLVGEGIGTGIIFDGQVYRGEKGAGGEFGHMIAGDDAPIECSCGSRECWEAHASEKAMIQRYRRLLKMDDMKQADMDIGNLIDLAINGEKHALLALKQTARYLANGISNLTVGLSPQIVVVSGKITQAWHLFEDELARISERSILAGLPPTELMPSSLGDSPTLIGAIGLVLARKFASAN; translated from the coding sequence ATGAAGCGAATTAACCTTCAAAAGGCAAAATCCCAGATCGCAAGGCCAAATACGATCCGCGATATCAATCGCCAGATCGTACTGAACTATGTCCGGGATCGCTCGCCCATATCACGGGCTGAGATCGCCCGACAGACTGCCTTGCACCGGTCGACCGTGTCGGTGATCGTCGACGATCTGGTATCGGCCGAGTTGATTATGGAGATCGGTGAGGGGACGTCGTCTGGTGGACGAAAGCCCACGATGTTTAAGCTTAAAACCGATGTTCCGGTCGCCATCGGCATTGACGTTACGCCGCGAACGACCACTATCGCGGTTGCCGACCTGGCCGGGAATATTATCGAAAGTGAGACGATGCCAACCTCCGCAGACGTCGAGTTTATCTCCGGTCAGATCGTGGAACGCCTTCGCCGACTCACTTTGAGATACGCATCTTTCACGCTCGACGTCGGAATGAGCGTACCGGGCCTGGTGGATCAGAAACTTGGTAAAGTCTTTCACGTGCCGTATTTTGACTGGCGCGATTGGGATATCTGTCAGCGAATTGAGAAAGAACTCGGTTTGCGAGTCACCATCGAGAATGACGCAAACGCAACAGCTCTGGCAGAATTGTGGTTTGGGCACGAAAAGATAAGGAAGATCGACACATTTGTGATGGTTTTGGTAGGCGAGGGCATCGGCACGGGCATCATATTTGACGGTCAGGTCTATCGCGGAGAAAAAGGTGCGGGCGGCGAATTTGGGCATATGATCGCAGGTGATGACGCCCCGATCGAATGTTCGTGCGGCAGTCGAGAGTGTTGGGAGGCTCACGCGTCGGAAAAAGCTATGATCCAACGCTATCGCCGGCTTCTGAAAATGGACGATATGAAGCAGGCGGATATGGACATCGGCAACCTCATAGATCTGGCGATAAATGGCGAGAAACACGCACTTTTAGCATTGAAGCAGACCGCAAGATATTTGGCCAACGGGATCTCGAATCTGACCGTTGGACTCAGCCCGCAGATCGTTGTGGTGAGTGGCAAGATCACTCAGGCGTGGCATTTATTTGAGGACGAGTTAGCCCGGATCTCGGAGCGAAGTATCCTAGCGGGACTGCCGCCAACCGAACTTATGCCATCATCGCTCGGCGATTCGCCGACCTTGATCGGAGCGATCGGTCTCGTTTTAGCACGAAAATTTGCGTCCGCCAACTAA
- the mutL gene encoding DNA mismatch repair endonuclease MutL, whose product MSDTSLNRIQILPDNLANQIAAGEVVERPASVIKELVENSIDAGATRINVDIELGGRRLMRVVDDGQGMGRDDAILAFERHATSKIRCLEDLAAIATLGFRGEALASIASVAKVELLTKQESAVEASKVLVEGGKLIDVKDAARDRGTTITVRDLFFNTPARRKFMRSEATENYHLTAIVTHYALAHPEIAFELTNNGREVMRVSAAKDLRERAFQIFGAGLLDSLLPVSGGREYVAKVSGFVSAPRERRTSRDSQYFFVNNRFVRDKTITGGLLEGFRSVLPHGVYPVAFLFIDIPHDEVDVNVHPAKTEVRFRRGEAVKDVVAEAVREALARAGIVPEAIERPSDSESVAEIETVHAPVEVPAVQSTIEFSDHQINEPQSWSDRPASIEVTPEISGDTFGQHDAVPLFDAADSSDLERIAAVANETMPASQPRGYAELPPVDSAIKIPVKIDVEDLSSAGIQPIGQLHESFIIAVDNEGLLLIDQHVAHERILFDKYRRMEADRSIESQNLLLPETIDLSPAQSEAYRLIENDLESLGFGMMRLSGRTVAIKSVPTDLPANEARNLFAEILDTIDAEKKGSPKSTLRDDIAASLACKAAVKINMKLSPEKMQWLIDRLLVTTSPTTCPHGRPVILRLSMRDIERGFHRS is encoded by the coding sequence ATGTCAGATACCTCGCTAAACAGAATACAGATATTGCCTGATAATCTGGCAAACCAGATCGCTGCCGGTGAGGTGGTAGAGCGTCCCGCATCCGTCATTAAAGAACTGGTCGAAAATTCGATCGATGCCGGAGCAACGCGAATAAACGTAGATATCGAACTCGGTGGCCGAAGGCTTATGCGTGTCGTGGACGACGGTCAGGGAATGGGTCGCGATGACGCAATATTGGCGTTCGAACGCCACGCGACGTCAAAGATCCGATGCCTCGAAGACCTTGCGGCGATCGCGACACTTGGGTTTCGCGGCGAGGCACTGGCTTCGATAGCGTCGGTCGCCAAGGTCGAGCTTTTGACAAAACAAGAGTCGGCGGTCGAGGCTTCGAAGGTCTTAGTCGAAGGCGGAAAATTGATCGACGTTAAGGATGCCGCACGCGACCGGGGTACGACGATCACGGTCCGTGACCTTTTCTTTAATACGCCGGCCCGCCGCAAATTTATGCGATCGGAGGCGACCGAGAATTACCATCTGACGGCGATCGTCACGCATTACGCTCTTGCTCATCCGGAAATCGCTTTCGAACTTACAAACAACGGCCGTGAAGTAATGCGCGTTTCCGCCGCAAAAGACTTGCGCGAAAGAGCGTTTCAGATATTTGGTGCCGGATTGCTCGATAGCCTTTTGCCCGTTAGCGGCGGACGTGAGTATGTGGCAAAGGTGAGCGGATTTGTCTCTGCTCCCCGCGAGCGGCGGACAAGTCGCGATTCACAGTACTTTTTCGTCAATAATCGATTTGTCCGCGACAAGACGATCACAGGCGGACTGCTCGAAGGCTTTCGCTCAGTCCTGCCGCACGGCGTATATCCGGTCGCATTCCTATTTATCGACATCCCGCACGACGAGGTCGATGTAAATGTCCATCCGGCCAAGACCGAGGTCCGATTTCGTCGTGGCGAGGCCGTCAAGGACGTCGTAGCCGAAGCCGTACGAGAAGCTCTCGCAAGGGCTGGAATCGTGCCTGAGGCGATCGAACGTCCGTCCGACTCGGAATCGGTAGCGGAGATCGAAACGGTTCACGCCCCGGTCGAGGTGCCCGCCGTACAGTCGACGATCGAATTTTCGGATCACCAGATCAACGAACCGCAAAGCTGGAGCGATCGGCCGGCATCTATTGAAGTGACGCCCGAAATATCCGGTGATACATTCGGTCAGCACGACGCAGTTCCGCTATTTGACGCGGCCGACTCCTCCGATCTTGAAAGGATCGCGGCAGTCGCCAATGAAACAATGCCTGCGTCTCAGCCTCGTGGATACGCCGAACTGCCACCGGTGGACTCGGCGATCAAGATCCCTGTTAAGATCGACGTCGAAGACCTCTCGTCGGCGGGAATACAGCCCATAGGGCAACTTCACGAGAGTTTTATCATCGCCGTCGACAACGAAGGCCTGCTGCTGATCGATCAGCACGTAGCACACGAGCGTATATTGTTTGATAAATATCGACGAATGGAGGCGGACCGCAGTATCGAGTCGCAAAATCTGCTTTTGCCCGAGACCATAGACCTGTCTCCTGCTCAATCTGAAGCATATCGGTTGATCGAGAATGACCTCGAATCACTGGGATTCGGGATGATGAGATTGTCCGGCCGAACCGTCGCGATCAAGAGCGTTCCGACCGACCTGCCAGCCAATGAAGCCCGTAATCTATTTGCGGAAATACTCGATACGATCGATGCCGAGAAGAAGGGCTCACCCAAATCGACCCTGCGTGACGATATTGCTGCGAGTCTTGCCTGCAAAGCGGCGGTCAAGATCAATATGAAGCTGTCGCCGGAAAAGATGCAGTGGCTGATAGATCGCTTGCTTGTTACCACCTCGCCGACCACCTGCCCACACGGCAGGCCCGTGATTTTGCGTCTATCGATGCGCGACATCGAGCGCGGATTCCACCGATCATAA
- the bshC gene encoding bacillithiol biosynthesis cysteine-adding enzyme BshC, with translation MEQEIACQSRSGAVTLRAESIPFSDFPGQSRLFIDYQTDPLSLKKYYPQAIASQDDIASLVPGVLANHKADRNVLADALAEINIKFGAGHKTLKNIESLRSPDTVAVVTGQQAGLFSGPLYTIYKAMSAIRQVERLREQGVNAVPVFWVATEDHDFEEVSKTYVIDRQGELYESKTEPSHCYEDLPVGYVKLDSSIKEGIADLIAALSPTEFTAEVRHLIEDSWRPDDYFGDAFGKLLTHLLGDYGLIILCPLHPKLKRLAAPIYVEAIRSSAEIVDALRKRSDELVESGYAAQVLVGEDYFPLFWQAENDTRNALKRTDAGTFRKKDGSREFTLEELAQIAESEPERFSPSVVLRSVAQDYILPTVCYFGGAAEIAYFAQSGEVYRILDRTPTLILHRQSFTFVESKHAKTLSKYGLQLARLFEGFEELLPGIVEKYLNSDSARVFAEVEEAINTQLNRLDQDLSQIDTTLAENLAKRRRKIIYHIGALRNKFYNVQVRKDAVIRQQIEGLFTALLPHKHLQERALNITYFLDRFGLNFIDWIYNAVDLDDRAHRVIRL, from the coding sequence ATGGAGCAAGAAATCGCCTGTCAGAGCCGAAGCGGAGCCGTCACCCTGCGAGCTGAGAGTATACCTTTCTCAGACTTTCCGGGACAATCGCGGCTCTTTATTGATTACCAGACGGATCCACTGTCGCTGAAAAAGTACTATCCGCAGGCGATCGCGTCTCAGGATGATATTGCTTCACTCGTTCCGGGCGTACTTGCAAATCATAAAGCTGACCGGAATGTGCTGGCTGATGCCCTTGCGGAAATAAATATCAAGTTTGGTGCCGGCCACAAGACGCTTAAAAATATCGAGTCACTACGCTCGCCGGACACAGTCGCAGTTGTGACAGGCCAGCAAGCGGGACTATTCTCTGGGCCGCTATATACGATCTACAAGGCGATGTCGGCGATCCGGCAGGTCGAGAGGCTTAGGGAGCAAGGCGTCAACGCGGTTCCGGTCTTCTGGGTCGCAACCGAGGACCACGATTTCGAAGAAGTCTCGAAGACCTACGTCATCGATCGTCAGGGCGAGCTTTATGAATCGAAGACCGAACCTAGTCATTGCTACGAGGATCTGCCGGTCGGCTATGTAAAGCTTGACTCCAGCATCAAAGAGGGAATCGCCGATCTGATTGCTGCTCTTTCGCCGACGGAGTTTACCGCCGAAGTCAGACATTTGATCGAGGACAGTTGGCGTCCGGACGATTATTTTGGCGATGCATTCGGCAAGTTGCTGACACATTTGCTTGGTGATTACGGCCTGATCATTCTTTGCCCGCTACACCCTAAATTGAAACGCCTCGCGGCACCTATTTATGTGGAAGCGATCCGGAGCTCGGCGGAGATAGTCGATGCACTGCGCAAGCGCAGTGACGAACTTGTTGAAAGTGGCTACGCGGCACAGGTTCTGGTCGGCGAGGATTACTTTCCGCTTTTTTGGCAAGCGGAAAATGACACACGGAATGCCCTGAAGCGGACCGACGCGGGGACATTCCGTAAAAAGGACGGATCGCGTGAGTTTACTCTCGAGGAACTTGCTCAGATCGCCGAATCGGAACCGGAACGGTTTAGTCCGAGTGTGGTTTTGCGATCGGTCGCTCAGGACTATATTTTGCCGACCGTATGTTACTTTGGCGGGGCGGCGGAGATCGCATATTTTGCACAAAGTGGCGAGGTTTATCGTATTTTGGACCGCACTCCGACGCTTATCCTCCACCGCCAGAGCTTCACTTTTGTCGAATCAAAGCACGCCAAAACGCTCTCGAAATACGGGTTGCAATTGGCAAGGCTATTTGAGGGATTTGAGGAGCTTTTGCCCGGTATCGTCGAGAAATATCTAAATTCGGACTCGGCCCGCGTATTTGCTGAGGTCGAAGAGGCGATAAATACGCAATTGAACCGGCTCGACCAGGATCTATCGCAGATCGACACTACACTCGCTGAAAATCTCGCGAAACGCAGGCGAAAGATCATATACCATATCGGAGCGCTACGTAATAAGTTTTATAATGTGCAGGTTCGCAAGGATGCTGTGATCAGGCAGCAGATCGAGGGCCTTTTTACGGCCCTTCTGCCGCACAAGCATCTGCAGGAGCGTGCCCTAAATATCACGTATTTTCTGGATCGTTTCGGACTGAACTTTATTGATTGGATATACAATGCAGTCGATCTTGATGATCGGGCACACCGGGTCATTCGGCTTTAG